The following coding sequences lie in one Methylotenera versatilis 301 genomic window:
- a CDS encoding TIGR00645 family protein, whose amino-acid sequence MQEHNTPSSIEYKQKSVMTNILFGSRWLQLPLYLGLIVAQAVYVYFFGLELVHLVGKASHLVEADIMLIVLGLIDVVMISNLLIMVIVGGYETFVSRLNLEGHPDEPDWLSHVNANLLKVKLATAIIGISSIHLLKTFINAENLSDKVLIAQTVIHMTFVFSAIAIAYIDKLMRIENKH is encoded by the coding sequence ATGCAAGAACACAACACCCCGTCCTCTATCGAATATAAACAAAAAAGCGTGATGACCAACATTTTATTTGGTAGTCGCTGGCTGCAGTTACCACTTTACTTAGGCTTAATTGTTGCACAAGCCGTTTATGTGTACTTTTTTGGCCTTGAATTAGTACATTTGGTAGGTAAAGCTTCTCACCTTGTAGAAGCTGACATCATGTTAATTGTATTAGGTTTAATTGATGTTGTGATGATTTCAAACCTGCTCATCATGGTGATTGTAGGTGGCTACGAGACATTTGTTTCTCGCTTGAATTTAGAAGGTCATCCTGATGAACCAGATTGGTTATCTCACGTAAATGCTAACTTATTAAAAGTTAAACTCGCTACAGCCATTATTGGTATTTCTTCTATCCACTTGCTAAAAACATTTATCAATGCAGAAAACTTAAGTGACAAAGTATTAATTGCACAAACCGTGATTCATATGACGTTTGTGTTTTCAGCGATTGCGATCGCTTATATTGATAAGTTAATGCGTATAGAAAATAAACATTAA
- a CDS encoding 23S rRNA (adenine(2030)-N(6))-methyltransferase RlmJ, translating into MLSYRHAFHAGNHADVLKHYVLGLVLDYMNQKDKPYWYIDTHAGAGMYSLTEGYATQNAEFEQGIAKLMSANNLPKPLADFVAQIKRFNTNSLDFYPGSPMVAQDFLRADDKMRLFELHPNDCKLLIENFSGQGKQVKIEMQNGFSGIKACLPPPPRRAAVLIDPPYEDKQDYLHVVKMIKDSLTRFSTGTYMIWYPILQRPEPTEMVDDLINLDLPNWLNVEMTIHEPSTEGFGMHGSGLFIVNPPWTLPKILDETMPVLTQLLALDGTASYAIDSQIV; encoded by the coding sequence ATGTTGAGTTACCGCCACGCCTTTCACGCAGGCAACCACGCCGATGTGCTTAAACACTATGTACTTGGCTTAGTGCTAGATTACATGAATCAAAAAGATAAACCTTATTGGTATATCGACACCCATGCTGGCGCTGGCATGTACAGCTTAACTGAGGGCTATGCAACGCAAAATGCTGAGTTTGAGCAGGGCATTGCTAAACTGATGTCCGCGAATAATCTACCAAAGCCACTTGCTGATTTTGTGGCGCAGATTAAACGCTTTAATACCAACTCGCTTGATTTTTACCCTGGTTCACCGATGGTGGCACAGGACTTTTTACGCGCTGATGACAAAATGCGCTTGTTTGAACTGCATCCCAACGACTGCAAGTTACTCATTGAAAATTTCAGCGGCCAAGGTAAGCAAGTCAAAATTGAAATGCAAAATGGCTTTTCTGGCATCAAAGCTTGTTTGCCGCCACCACCACGTCGCGCTGCGGTATTGATAGACCCGCCTTATGAAGATAAGCAAGATTACCTGCATGTGGTCAAGATGATTAAAGATAGTCTGACACGCTTTTCGACTGGCACTTATATGATTTGGTACCCCATTTTGCAGCGACCAGAACCTACTGAAATGGTCGATGATTTAATCAATTTAGATTTACCAAACTGGCTAAACGTAGAAATGACCATACATGAACCATCGACAGAGGGGTTTGGTATGCATGGCAGCGGCTTGTTTATTGTGAATCCACCTTGGACATTACCTAAAATATTAGATGAAACAATGCCAGTTTTAACCCAGCTATTAGCTTTGGATGGAACTGCAAGTTACGCTATAGATAGCCAAATAGTCTAA
- a CDS encoding cation diffusion facilitator family transporter, with the protein MTNSHQHPHDDSDQHNHDDHDDHDHYLIPFLLIFTFAIVEAVGSWYTGSLALLSDAGHMFSDVAALGLAWMAGVMAKKPNIARHRSGVTYVELGVSIFNAISLLIVIIFVVVEAIARFKEPHQVQGLGLTIIATLGLIVNIVVAKQLHHQAAHHAETLNNRAAFLHVMGDLLGSVAAVAAGVVIYFTGWMPIDPILSLLISVLLFVFTLNLIRDIWKTFHLKPGQVAPSLGQHDH; encoded by the coding sequence ATGACAAATTCACACCAACACCCGCACGATGATTCAGATCAACATAACCACGATGATCATGACGACCACGATCACTACCTGATTCCATTTTTACTGATTTTCACCTTCGCAATTGTTGAGGCGGTTGGTAGTTGGTACACCGGTTCACTGGCTTTATTAAGCGATGCTGGACATATGTTCTCCGACGTTGCTGCACTCGGGCTGGCTTGGATGGCGGGCGTGATGGCTAAAAAGCCCAATATTGCGCGTCACAGATCAGGTGTGACTTATGTAGAGCTAGGCGTTTCAATTTTTAACGCTATTTCACTCTTAATAGTGATTATATTTGTGGTGGTTGAAGCGATTGCGCGGTTTAAGGAGCCACATCAGGTGCAAGGTTTGGGGCTTACTATCATTGCAACTTTAGGTTTAATCGTCAATATTGTGGTGGCTAAACAATTACATCACCAAGCAGCGCATCATGCTGAAACCCTGAATAATCGCGCTGCATTTTTGCATGTGATGGGCGATTTATTAGGTTCAGTGGCCGCAGTAGCGGCTGGAGTGGTTATTTACTTCACAGGCTGGATGCCAATAGATCCGATTTTATCTTTGCTAATTTCGGTATTATTATTTGTCTTTACGCTAAACCTGATACGCGATATATGGAAAACTTTCCATTTAAAGCCAGGGCAAGTTGCGCCAAGTTTAGGTCAGCATGATCATTAA
- a CDS encoding tautomerase family protein encodes MPYVNIKLAGSVTKEQKAQIAKEFTETLERVAHKPKSYTYITFEEVAYEDWAIGGKLLDE; translated from the coding sequence ATGCCATACGTGAATATTAAGTTAGCAGGTTCTGTCACTAAAGAACAAAAAGCGCAAATCGCCAAAGAATTTACCGAAACGTTAGAGCGTGTTGCGCATAAACCAAAATCCTACACGTACATTACGTTTGAAGAAGTCGCTTATGAAGATTGGGCGATAGGCGGGAAGTTGCTGGATGAGTAA
- a CDS encoding PA4780 family RIO1-like protein kinase: protein MKTPQRLEPLLEDGLIDDVVRQLMSGKEATVYVVRCGDDVRCAKVYKEANKRSFRQSVDYTEGRKVKNSRQGRAMAKGSKFGRESQEAAWQSAEVDALYRLANAGVRVPEPYNFYEGVLLMELVTDANGNAAPRLNDVTFSAEDARIHHGTLIKEVVRMLCAGIVHGDLSEFNILMSADGPVIIDLPQAVDAAGNNNASEMLERDVRNLSDYFGRFAPELLTTQYGKEIWALYAHGDLTLETPLTGRFRQSTKAVDLKGVMREIEDTKKAEEARLLRIAEAKAEDAVRAK, encoded by the coding sequence ATGAAAACTCCCCAAAGACTCGAGCCGCTTTTAGAAGACGGCTTGATTGACGATGTTGTCCGCCAACTCATGAGCGGTAAAGAAGCGACTGTATATGTAGTGCGTTGCGGCGATGATGTACGTTGCGCTAAGGTATATAAAGAGGCAAACAAACGTAGCTTTCGTCAGAGCGTAGACTATACCGAAGGCCGTAAAGTTAAAAATAGTCGCCAAGGTCGTGCGATGGCTAAAGGCTCAAAATTCGGACGTGAATCACAAGAAGCCGCTTGGCAAAGTGCTGAGGTAGATGCTTTGTATCGGCTTGCCAATGCAGGCGTACGTGTACCAGAGCCGTATAACTTCTATGAAGGTGTATTGTTAATGGAGTTGGTGACGGATGCCAACGGCAACGCGGCGCCACGTTTAAACGATGTGACCTTTAGTGCAGAAGATGCACGTATTCACCACGGCACTTTAATCAAAGAGGTTGTGCGCATGCTTTGTGCTGGCATCGTGCATGGCGATTTGTCCGAATTCAATATCTTAATGAGTGCCGATGGCCCTGTGATTATTGACTTACCCCAAGCGGTTGATGCGGCAGGTAACAATAACGCAAGTGAAATGCTAGAACGCGATGTTAGAAATTTAAGTGATTATTTTGGTCGATTTGCGCCAGAGTTACTCACTACGCAATACGGCAAAGAGATTTGGGCATTGTATGCACATGGCGATTTAACGCTAGAAACTCCACTCACAGGCCGTTTCAGGCAAAGCACCAAAGCCGTTGATTTAAAAGGCGTCATGCGCGAGATTGAAGATACTAAAAAAGCCGAAGAGGCGCGTTTGTTGCGTATCGCGGAAGCTAAAGCGGAAGATGCAGTCAGAGCTAAATAA
- the uvrC gene encoding excinuclease ABC subunit UvrC → MFDPKPILKNLPNLPGVYRMINATDEVIYVGKAKDLKKRVSSYFNKNLPSPRTRMMVSHIVKIETTVTHNEAEALLLENNLIKGLMPRYNVLFRDDKSYPYIVITGDDSPRLAFHRGTQRKGNQYFGPFPNSVAVRESIQLLQKVFKLRTCENTVFANRSRPCLQHQIERCTAPCVGLISDENYKNDVHQAAMFLQGKTNEVIDALGARMNTAAANQEYEMAVVFRDRMQALRQVQAKQFVSDFNVSDADVIACAELQGQHCINLVMIRGGRHLGDRSYMPKNTEGETLETSMEAFLAQHYVAQNTPPLIVVGVKIETAVLEEVLSEQAGRKVKINTNPIGDKRVWLKMAQTNADLALGQRAATSANQTAKLLALREALHLPDNTERIECFDISHTMGEATVGSCVVFDRGDMQNSEYRRYNVTGITPGDDYAAMRDVLTRRYKKVAAGEGVRPDLIFIDGGKGQLGVAVEVMAEVGLEDILLVGIAKGEERRPGLETMIFSDTGEMLNLEKDNKGLHLLQQIRDEAHRFAITGHRAKRAKARLHSSLEDIEGIGAKRRKALLTRFGGLDGVKGASIDEIAQVEGISQSLAEKIYGELH, encoded by the coding sequence ATGTTCGACCCTAAACCCATATTAAAAAATCTGCCTAATCTGCCAGGTGTTTATCGCATGATAAACGCCACGGATGAGGTGATTTATGTGGGTAAAGCCAAAGACCTGAAAAAACGGGTTTCGTCGTATTTCAATAAAAACTTGCCTAGCCCACGCACGCGCATGATGGTGAGTCATATTGTTAAAATAGAAACGACGGTCACTCACAATGAAGCTGAGGCTTTGTTGCTGGAAAATAATCTGATTAAAGGCTTAATGCCACGTTACAACGTGCTGTTTCGTGACGATAAGTCTTATCCTTACATTGTCATTACGGGTGATGATTCCCCGCGCTTGGCGTTTCATCGCGGCACACAACGTAAAGGTAACCAATACTTCGGGCCTTTTCCCAATTCCGTTGCGGTGCGCGAGAGCATTCAATTATTGCAAAAAGTATTTAAGTTGCGAACCTGTGAGAATACGGTGTTTGCTAATCGTAGTCGACCTTGTTTGCAGCATCAGATTGAGCGTTGCACCGCGCCATGCGTGGGCTTGATTTCGGATGAAAATTACAAAAATGACGTGCATCAAGCCGCGATGTTTTTGCAAGGCAAGACTAATGAAGTGATTGATGCGCTCGGCGCGCGGATGAACACTGCCGCAGCCAATCAGGAATATGAAATGGCGGTCGTGTTTCGTGACCGTATGCAAGCACTGCGACAGGTGCAAGCCAAACAGTTTGTCAGCGACTTCAATGTTTCTGATGCCGATGTCATTGCCTGCGCTGAGTTGCAAGGTCAACATTGTATTAATTTGGTGATGATCCGTGGCGGGCGGCATTTGGGCGATAGAAGCTATATGCCTAAGAATACAGAGGGCGAAACACTTGAAACCAGTATGGAGGCGTTCCTTGCGCAGCACTATGTAGCGCAAAATACACCGCCGCTGATTGTGGTCGGCGTTAAAATTGAAACCGCTGTACTTGAAGAGGTGCTAAGTGAACAAGCTGGACGCAAGGTGAAAATCAATACCAATCCGATTGGCGATAAACGCGTTTGGCTGAAAATGGCGCAAACCAATGCTGATTTGGCGCTAGGTCAGCGTGCCGCAACTTCAGCTAATCAAACTGCCAAACTGCTGGCTTTGCGCGAAGCGCTACATTTACCCGATAACACCGAGCGTATCGAATGTTTTGATATTAGCCACACCATGGGTGAAGCGACTGTGGGTAGTTGCGTAGTGTTTGACCGCGGAGATATGCAAAATAGCGAGTATCGACGTTATAACGTTACAGGTATTACGCCAGGCGATGATTACGCAGCTATGAGGGATGTGTTGACGCGTCGTTATAAAAAGGTGGCGGCAGGCGAGGGCGTGCGCCCCGACTTAATCTTTATTGACGGCGGTAAAGGACAATTAGGTGTTGCGGTTGAAGTGATGGCAGAAGTAGGTCTAGAGGACATTCTACTGGTCGGCATAGCTAAAGGTGAAGAACGCAGACCGGGGTTGGAAACCATGATTTTTTCTGACACGGGCGAAATGCTAAACTTGGAAAAAGACAATAAAGGTTTACATTTGTTGCAACAGATACGTGACGAGGCGCATAGATTCGCCATCACAGGGCATAGAGCTAAACGCGCCAAGGCTCGACTTCATTCTAGTTTGGAAGATATTGAGGGCATAGGCGCAAAACGCCGCAAGGCCCTACTCACGCGCTTTGGTGGATTAGATGGTGTAAAGGGTGCTAGTATTGATGAAATCGCCCAAGTTGAAGGCATCAGCCAGAGTTTGGCGGAAAAAATTTACGGAGAGTTGCACTAA
- the pgsA gene encoding CDP-diacylglycerol--glycerol-3-phosphate 3-phosphatidyltransferase, with the protein MKINIPTMLTWLRILLIPVFVGAFYWPENLHKLSAMPSHSVNIFITIIFAIASFTDWLDGYLARRWNQTSSFGAFLDPVADKLMVAAALIVLVEFGRVGAIVSLIIIGREIAISALREWMAGEGQRSSVGVAMIGKIKTAAQMLAILFLLYWDEIDLGSLGVFPTQLFGHALIVLAAFLTLLSMAYYLKAAWPKLKGK; encoded by the coding sequence ATGAAAATTAACATTCCAACCATGCTTACATGGTTACGCATTTTGTTGATTCCTGTCTTTGTAGGTGCCTTCTATTGGCCAGAAAATCTTCATAAGCTAAGTGCAATGCCTTCACATTCGGTCAATATATTCATTACCATCATATTTGCGATTGCATCATTTACCGATTGGCTGGATGGTTACTTGGCGCGGCGCTGGAATCAAACCTCATCGTTTGGTGCTTTTTTAGATCCAGTTGCAGATAAACTCATGGTGGCAGCTGCATTAATTGTGCTGGTAGAGTTTGGCCGCGTAGGCGCAATTGTTTCTTTAATTATTATCGGCCGAGAAATCGCCATTAGTGCGCTTCGTGAATGGATGGCGGGCGAAGGGCAACGCAGTAGCGTGGGCGTTGCGATGATAGGCAAAATAAAAACGGCCGCACAAATGCTAGCGATTTTGTTCTTGTTATACTGGGATGAAATTGATTTAGGTAGCTTGGGTGTTTTTCCAACTCAGCTGTTTGGACATGCTTTAATCGTGTTGGCAGCATTTTTAACATTGCTATCAATGGCTTATTATTTAAAGGCAGCATGGCCAAAATTAAAAGGAAAATAA
- a CDS encoding type I secretion system permease/ATPase: protein MSAENLTQIENVKGENIGVVDTLLDSLVLICRIQNVATSKDALISGLPLRDGKMTPTLVKRSAERVNLAVTMLKKPIDKIRSEFLPAILLLKDEEACVLTKLDFSENKANVIFPELGDAEISIAINELEERCSGYYIVAKAKYAFDQRAPIVGKVRLRHWFWGTLAENSRIYRDIMVAAFVVNMFALAMPLFTMNVYDRVVPNRAVETLWVMAIGISLMIIGDLILRTLRGYFLDWASTRVDVKLTARIMEQVLGIRLEQRPNSVGSFASNLRSFETVRDFITSATITTLIDIPFGLIFIVVMAWISPYMIIPVILGAVLILVYSFSVQTKMHELSETMYRASAIRNATLIESLVGLETVKALGIEGQMQRKWEHSAHFLTEVSSKLRLLSSSINNGASTIQQLINISLVVLGVYLVVNGDLTMGGLIACTMLASRALVPIAQTAGLLTQYHNAATALTSLDEIMKRPLERPLDAKFLSRPAFTGNIEFREVSFSYPGSEQDALTKVSFKIKAGEHVALLGRMGSGKSTIHKLMLGLYQPTAGAILVDGIDARQIDPAELRRCVGYVQQDTHLFYGTMRDNLTISAQHVDDAAVLAAAHVGGIDEFINAHPKGFDMQIGERGETLSGGQRQGVGIARALIGNPAILLLDEPTSAMDHSGEDAIKRRLVEATKNKTLVLISHRSALYDLVDRIIVIDSGRIVADGPKEQVTEALRSGKVGKAL from the coding sequence ATGAGTGCTGAGAACTTAACTCAAATTGAAAATGTTAAAGGTGAAAATATAGGTGTTGTTGATACCTTGTTAGATAGCCTTGTACTTATTTGCCGTATTCAAAATGTTGCCACTTCCAAAGATGCCTTGATTTCAGGGTTGCCGTTACGTGACGGTAAAATGACGCCTACGCTAGTTAAGCGTTCAGCTGAGCGTGTTAACCTAGCTGTCACTATGTTAAAAAAACCGATTGATAAAATTCGTTCAGAGTTTTTGCCTGCGATTTTATTGTTGAAAGATGAAGAAGCTTGCGTTTTGACCAAGCTAGATTTCAGTGAAAATAAAGCGAATGTGATTTTTCCTGAACTCGGTGATGCGGAAATATCGATTGCAATTAATGAGTTAGAAGAGCGTTGTTCAGGCTATTACATTGTAGCAAAAGCTAAATATGCGTTTGATCAGCGTGCGCCTATTGTTGGAAAAGTTAGATTACGTCATTGGTTTTGGGGTACGTTGGCAGAGAATAGTCGTATTTACCGTGACATTATGGTGGCTGCTTTTGTGGTGAATATGTTCGCTTTGGCGATGCCATTATTCACGATGAATGTATATGACCGTGTTGTGCCGAATCGCGCTGTTGAGACTTTATGGGTGATGGCGATTGGTATTTCGCTGATGATTATTGGTGATTTAATTCTCAGAACCTTGCGTGGTTACTTCCTTGATTGGGCGAGTACACGAGTCGATGTGAAGCTTACTGCACGCATCATGGAGCAAGTGCTAGGCATACGTCTTGAGCAAAGACCTAACTCTGTAGGCTCTTTCGCTTCTAATTTACGCTCGTTTGAAACTGTTCGTGATTTCATCACATCTGCCACAATTACAACGCTTATTGATATTCCATTTGGCCTGATTTTTATTGTGGTGATGGCTTGGATTTCTCCATATATGATTATTCCTGTGATTTTGGGAGCGGTTTTGATTTTAGTGTACTCATTTAGCGTGCAAACTAAAATGCATGAGCTTTCTGAAACCATGTATCGCGCAAGTGCTATTAGAAACGCTACATTGATTGAAAGTCTGGTGGGCCTTGAAACGGTGAAAGCTTTAGGCATTGAAGGGCAAATGCAGCGTAAATGGGAACATAGCGCGCACTTTCTCACTGAAGTATCGAGCAAGTTAAGATTGCTATCTTCATCTATCAACAACGGCGCAAGCACGATTCAGCAGTTGATTAACATTTCACTTGTGGTGCTAGGTGTTTATTTAGTAGTGAATGGCGATTTAACGATGGGGGGCTTGATTGCCTGCACGATGCTGGCTTCGCGCGCGTTAGTACCCATCGCACAAACAGCGGGTTTGTTAACGCAATATCATAATGCGGCAACTGCACTGACATCATTAGATGAGATTATGAAGCGCCCACTAGAGCGTCCATTGGATGCTAAGTTTTTATCGCGCCCAGCCTTTACTGGCAATATTGAATTCAGGGAAGTGAGTTTTAGCTATCCAGGTAGCGAGCAAGATGCGCTGACAAAAGTGTCATTCAAAATTAAAGCGGGCGAGCATGTGGCTTTGCTAGGTCGCATGGGCTCTGGTAAATCAACCATACATAAATTGATGCTGGGTTTATATCAGCCGACAGCAGGTGCAATTTTGGTGGATGGCATTGATGCGCGCCAAATTGATCCGGCTGAATTGAGACGATGTGTAGGCTATGTGCAACAGGATACGCATTTGTTTTATGGCACGATGCGCGATAACTTAACCATTTCAGCACAACACGTCGACGATGCTGCAGTACTTGCAGCGGCGCATGTGGGTGGTATTGATGAGTTCATTAATGCACATCCTAAAGGTTTTGATATGCAGATTGGTGAGCGTGGCGAAACCTTATCTGGCGGTCAGCGCCAAGGTGTTGGTATCGCTAGGGCGTTGATTGGTAATCCTGCAATATTGTTGTTAGATGAGCCAACCAGTGCGATGGATCACTCGGGTGAAGATGCGATTAAGCGCCGCCTTGTAGAGGCTACCAAGAATAAAACGTTGGTATTAATTTCTCACCGTTCCGCTTTATATGATTTGGTTGATCGTATTATTGTGATTGATTCTGGCCGAATTGTGGCAGATGGACCTAAAGAACAAGTGACGGAAGCGTTACGCAGTGGCAAAGTAGGTAAAGCACTATGA
- a CDS encoding HlyD family type I secretion periplasmic adaptor subunit encodes MSENLFKRIGQLNEAFKKQTWLTKPIYHLLDKMAPTETREDLHWDDEADLAILEQTPLRAKVLLYSIAAALAVLIIWAFFAKVDEVTRGEGRVIPSKQVQVIQSLDGGIVSEILVAEGQAVKVGTPLIRIDETRAVSSLRENQTQYLALLAKQSRLTALAEGTAFNPPKQVQMNAPQTYDQEYALYISSKEELQSTISIARDQMDQREKELIEVQYRKEVAEKNYESATKELAANRPLLASGAVSEIDILKLERESTKAKGDIDQARAQISRIESSIGEARRKVTEVDQTFKSKVRTELNDITARLNSITETSVGLTDKVNQATLKSPVNGKVSRLFFNTVGGVIQPGKEVLEVVPTDEALILETKIQIKDIAFIRLEQPAVVKLTAYDYSIYGALDAKVESISANSIVDEKGNAYYVVRVRTLKSSLGKGLPIIPGMVAQVDIMTGKKTVLSYLLKPVLKAKSYAFSER; translated from the coding sequence ATGAGTGAAAATCTATTTAAAAGAATCGGTCAGCTAAACGAAGCTTTCAAAAAGCAAACGTGGCTTACTAAGCCTATTTATCATCTATTAGATAAAATGGCACCCACTGAAACTAGAGAAGATTTGCATTGGGATGACGAAGCCGATTTGGCGATTTTAGAACAGACACCACTAAGAGCAAAGGTGCTGTTGTATAGCATTGCGGCAGCCTTAGCAGTGTTAATCATTTGGGCATTTTTTGCAAAAGTGGATGAAGTGACGCGCGGCGAAGGTCGGGTGATTCCTTCTAAGCAAGTGCAAGTAATTCAGTCTTTGGATGGAGGCATTGTTTCTGAAATATTGGTGGCTGAAGGACAAGCTGTTAAGGTTGGTACGCCACTGATTCGCATTGATGAAACGCGGGCTGTTTCATCATTAAGAGAAAATCAAACCCAGTATTTAGCGTTATTGGCAAAGCAGTCTAGGCTGACTGCCTTAGCTGAAGGTACAGCATTTAATCCGCCAAAACAGGTACAAATGAATGCGCCGCAAACTTACGACCAAGAATATGCTTTGTATATTTCTAGTAAAGAAGAGTTGCAGTCCACCATTAGTATCGCTCGCGATCAAATGGATCAGAGAGAGAAAGAGTTAATCGAAGTGCAGTATCGTAAAGAAGTCGCAGAAAAGAATTATGAGTCTGCGACTAAAGAATTGGCTGCAAATAGACCTTTATTGGCAAGCGGTGCTGTTTCTGAAATCGACATACTTAAACTAGAAAGAGAGTCCACCAAAGCTAAAGGTGATATTGACCAAGCACGTGCGCAAATTAGCCGTATTGAATCCTCAATCGGTGAGGCAAGACGTAAAGTGACGGAAGTTGATCAAACCTTTAAAAGCAAAGTGCGTACTGAACTTAATGACATCACAGCGCGCCTGAATAGCATCACTGAAACGAGCGTAGGGCTGACCGATAAAGTCAATCAAGCAACCTTAAAATCACCTGTTAATGGTAAAGTCAGTCGCTTATTCTTCAATACTGTTGGAGGCGTGATACAGCCAGGTAAAGAGGTGCTAGAAGTAGTGCCTACCGACGAAGCACTAATATTAGAAACTAAAATTCAAATCAAAGATATTGCGTTTATTCGATTAGAACAACCTGCAGTGGTTAAGCTAACTGCTTATGACTACAGCATATACGGTGCGCTCGATGCAAAGGTGGAAAGCATTTCAGCTAACTCGATTGTCGATGAAAAAGGTAATGCTTATTACGTTGTGAGAGTACGCACCTTAAAGTCTAGCTTAGGTAAAGGCTTGCCGATTATTCCTGGTATGGTGGCTCAGGTAGACATTATGACGGGTAAGAAGACGGTACTTTCATACTTGCTTAAGCCGGTATTAAAGGCAAAATCATACGCATTTAGTGAGAGATAA
- a CDS encoding response regulator transcription factor, with amino-acid sequence MQDIFITKLPAGIDSWTKAFPKSTLAAIVPEVLERVATKSKAAESCIFWLHMNEDRQQWMENTIAAIMKNHQGAKIVVLANVPNHAESIHALKLGAMGYCHAHIAPAVLKEIKAVISHGGLWVGQDILQALIETSTKLVTNRPEQVDTLLGKLTKREKEVALEAAKGSSNKEIARILSITERTVKAHLASTFERLRAKDRLQLALMLNGNYKH; translated from the coding sequence ATGCAGGATATTTTCATTACAAAATTGCCTGCCGGTATAGACAGTTGGACTAAAGCATTTCCTAAATCTACATTAGCTGCCATCGTGCCAGAAGTTCTTGAGCGCGTAGCCACAAAGAGCAAAGCCGCCGAATCTTGTATCTTTTGGTTGCACATGAATGAAGATCGCCAGCAATGGATGGAAAATACTATTGCGGCTATTATGAAAAACCATCAAGGTGCAAAGATTGTAGTACTTGCCAATGTGCCAAACCATGCTGAGTCTATCCATGCTTTAAAACTAGGTGCAATGGGCTATTGTCATGCGCATATAGCGCCTGCGGTACTTAAAGAGATTAAAGCAGTCATCAGCCATGGCGGCTTGTGGGTGGGACAAGATATTCTTCAGGCCTTAATCGAGACCTCTACAAAGTTAGTGACTAATCGCCCTGAACAAGTTGATACTTTATTAGGTAAGCTGACAAAACGTGAAAAAGAAGTGGCTTTAGAGGCAGCAAAAGGATCTAGCAATAAAGAGATTGCTAGAATTTTGAGCATCACTGAACGAACGGTAAAGGCACATCTAGCTTCTACTTTTGAACGATTAAGAGCTAAAGACAGACTGCAATTAGCGTTGATGCTTAACGGTAATTACAAACACTAA